In Woeseia oceani, one DNA window encodes the following:
- a CDS encoding biotin--[acetyl-CoA-carboxylase] ligase — protein MLDADLIYRALSETSRSGLDSFDVLDVVPSTNTWLMQQDTHERGRFRVVLAEHQTNGRGRQNKRWVSPPRAGISLSIAYTFNRNPGNLSCVTLAAGVGVANALQSFGLNTVKLKWPNDIYVGGAKLGGILTDAQTAPGSRITMILGVGINVDIGTVSNTDEYANIDYTITDLQSHVMQQLNRSKVAGTVIDQLISTVLRFEEEGLAPFRADWNKYDWLRSKQIDVTMPDCQLSGAADGIDSNGALRVMTEHGLRRVYTGSITVRGARETEA, from the coding sequence ATGCTCGACGCGGACCTGATCTACCGTGCACTCAGCGAGACCAGCCGCAGCGGCCTCGACAGCTTCGATGTGCTCGACGTCGTGCCCTCAACCAACACCTGGCTCATGCAACAGGACACGCACGAACGCGGCCGCTTCCGCGTCGTGCTGGCCGAGCACCAGACCAACGGCCGTGGTCGCCAGAACAAGCGCTGGGTATCGCCGCCGCGCGCCGGCATCAGCCTGTCCATCGCTTATACGTTCAACCGCAACCCCGGCAATCTGTCCTGCGTCACGCTGGCGGCCGGCGTCGGTGTCGCCAACGCCTTGCAATCGTTCGGCCTCAACACCGTCAAACTGAAATGGCCCAATGACATCTATGTCGGTGGTGCCAAACTGGGTGGCATCCTCACCGACGCGCAAACCGCACCCGGCAGCCGTATCACGATGATTTTGGGCGTGGGCATCAATGTCGATATCGGCACAGTCAGCAACACGGACGAGTACGCCAACATCGACTACACCATCACGGACTTACAAAGCCACGTGATGCAGCAGTTGAACCGTTCGAAGGTGGCGGGAACGGTCATCGACCAACTGATAAGCACCGTGCTGCGTTTCGAGGAAGAGGGCCTGGCGCCGTTCCGGGCCGACTGGAACAAGTACGACTGGCTCAGATCCAAACAAATCGACGTGACCATGCCGGATTGCCAGCTGAGCGGCGCCGCTGACGGTATTGACAGCAATGGCGCGCTGCGGGTCATGACGGAGCACGGTCTGCGACGCGTTTACACCGGCTCCATTACCGTGCGGGGCGCCCGGGAGACGGAGGCGTGA
- a CDS encoding type III pantothenate kinase, translating to MSERRVLLFDIGNTRLKWGLAHGTGLRRTGSISHEKLADAGFAALTTRLPEGVETVLASNVAGASFATRLSGIIGLHYSLDVHFARSTASAYGVTNSYKQPRRMGVDRWVAMIGAHRMYNTALCVVDAGTAVTIDALDKNGQHLGGQILPGFSLMTSALNSDTSDLPAVKRAPRKADDDLHAFASSTGSAIYNGSLAAVCGAIERALRSLRSAGYRPKLVLTGGDATRILDELDGAAEHCPNLVLQGLAIMAQDIQ from the coding sequence GTGAGTGAACGCCGTGTGTTGTTGTTCGACATCGGTAACACGCGTCTGAAATGGGGTCTTGCACACGGGACCGGTTTGCGTCGCACCGGCAGCATTTCGCACGAGAAGCTGGCCGATGCCGGCTTTGCGGCCCTGACAACGCGCCTTCCGGAAGGTGTCGAAACCGTTCTGGCGAGCAACGTGGCAGGCGCCAGTTTCGCCACCCGGCTGTCCGGCATTATCGGCCTGCATTATTCGCTGGACGTCCACTTTGCGCGCAGTACGGCAAGTGCCTACGGCGTCACCAACAGTTACAAGCAGCCTCGCCGTATGGGTGTCGATCGCTGGGTGGCAATGATTGGCGCGCACCGTATGTACAACACCGCACTGTGCGTTGTTGATGCGGGTACGGCGGTAACCATCGATGCACTGGACAAGAACGGCCAGCATCTCGGCGGACAGATACTGCCGGGCTTCAGCCTGATGACCTCGGCATTGAACAGCGATACCAGCGATTTACCGGCCGTCAAACGTGCGCCACGAAAAGCGGATGATGATTTACACGCCTTCGCCAGCAGCACCGGCAGTGCGATTTACAACGGCTCGCTGGCGGCCGTTTGCGGCGCCATCGAACGCGCGTTGCGCAGTTTGCGCTCGGCGGGTTACCGGCCGAAGCTGGTGTTGACCGGCGGAGATGCGACGCGCATTCTGGATGAATTGGACGGGGCCGCTGAACACTGCCCCAATCTTGTGTTGCAAGGGCTCGCGATCATGGCGCAGGACATACAATGA
- a CDS encoding SPOR domain-containing protein has protein sequence MRNLLLLLLLANVLYFMWGKFVASPDSTGVALVTESKLGPKLQLADAKSIETAVENAEQTVVARPSEIEAHFGRSCVTIGPLRESSEADGALADIEDEGLQGTVRATQGEVFVGHWVQVRDIPDRATANEMLRKLQDGGLGEAYIVETPEEGVKISLGLFGDLSGAERIELQAKSMDLPAEITNRMRNATVFYVDIGLPPGRGATTLIERYGEDRVLLRDAATCPRSD, from the coding sequence ATGAGAAACCTGCTGTTGCTGTTGTTGCTGGCGAACGTGCTGTACTTCATGTGGGGCAAGTTTGTTGCTTCGCCGGATAGCACCGGCGTTGCGCTGGTCACTGAAAGCAAGCTCGGCCCGAAGCTGCAACTGGCCGATGCCAAGAGCATTGAAACCGCTGTCGAGAATGCCGAACAAACGGTCGTTGCCCGGCCCTCGGAAATCGAAGCGCATTTCGGCCGTTCCTGCGTAACCATCGGCCCGTTGCGTGAGAGCAGCGAAGCGGACGGCGCGCTCGCGGACATCGAAGACGAAGGCTTGCAGGGCACGGTGCGCGCCACCCAGGGCGAGGTGTTCGTGGGCCACTGGGTACAGGTGCGCGACATTCCGGACCGTGCCACCGCCAACGAGATGCTGCGCAAACTGCAGGACGGCGGTCTCGGTGAGGCCTACATCGTCGAAACACCCGAAGAGGGCGTCAAGATTTCCCTGGGGCTGTTCGGTGATCTGTCCGGTGCAGAACGCATCGAGTTGCAAGCCAAGTCGATGGACCTGCCCGCCGAGATCACCAACCGCATGCGAAATGCGACGGTGTTCTACGTGGACATTGGCTTGCCACCCGGACGCGGTGCCACCACCCTCATCGAACGCTACGGCGAAGACCGCGTGCTGCTGCGCGATGCCGCCACCTGTCCGCGCAGCGATTAG
- a CDS encoding zinc ribbon domain-containing protein codes for MALVKCKDCDNQVSDSAASCPKCGAPMPRVIRDDQEQCPFCREVMNLGATHCPNCHAQKGYIHNRGRIYGRMETIWYGITMPIILAVVASMMGPVVGAIVWLLCAIPIVVSVYRLLTGAVWFQKTSVY; via the coding sequence ATGGCACTTGTTAAATGCAAAGACTGTGACAACCAGGTATCGGATTCCGCCGCCAGTTGCCCGAAGTGCGGCGCGCCCATGCCGCGGGTTATCCGCGACGATCAGGAGCAGTGTCCGTTCTGTCGCGAAGTCATGAACCTCGGCGCGACGCACTGCCCCAATTGCCATGCGCAAAAGGGTTACATCCACAACCGGGGACGAATTTACGGGCGCATGGAAACGATCTGGTACGGCATCACGATGCCGATCATTCTCGCCGTCGTTGCCAGCATGATGGGACCGGTCGTTGGCGCGATCGTATGGTTGCTCTGCGCCATACCCATTGTGGTGTCCGTCTACCGGTTGCTGACGGGCGCGGTGTGGTTCCAGAAAACCAGCGTGTACTAG
- a CDS encoding tetratricopeptide repeat protein, translating to MHEPPNKQRRRGVQASRVRLTKALADAGLRTQAALAERIADKEDLDSPPRDAVSRAFRELPVELTTLERIARALDVEVHTLYLTADEVPDARPEPRADAAANGPRAAAEDDDDEPKPREMDGLTMLFALVIVVLLAAYWLYDRWQPQAGDQPLTGVSAPLLDLGTAKLVVQFIEGDDNGRLAAAIRSRLAEHFSVASPTAAALTSNLATNETAETLRTDGVVEGELVTVGRLSAVRVYLYAAGQRHQVWAESFPAVAFADQVDGIATNVSNAVLRATGQASVNTPRHFPLVPVQNDYLEGEYHLDRPSSELNIKRAQSRFEAALRQDANYARAHAGLCQTLLEEHWMASEERALQDAARACGQALQLDADDPVVATAHAHFLRRTGRNDEAMQLYAEIIERAPKDSAAYYGYANSLLAEWRESSDEAVMEQAKAMASKAAEVDPQVWKPLFALATMYWFDGDVEQAIAISEKARARDENEYVLANLGSFYLCDGAFEKALEAYRVAQQLAPESYVGDEFIGLTHYYLGDYEQSAELRQRAINKVATGEPEIHEMWGSLADSQRMAGNTEAAIAAYRRAAEIAERDYLRGTQPAADQAARAWYYTALASLEPGSVPAAIAHSIDDDLDRIEAEVTEASAHRRMAQTFMLRGETDKAKAAIDRAATVCQGYRQMPDLAGLRD from the coding sequence TTGCACGAACCGCCGAACAAACAGCGACGACGCGGCGTACAGGCCTCGCGTGTTCGCTTGACCAAAGCGCTGGCCGATGCCGGCTTGCGAACGCAGGCGGCACTGGCCGAGCGAATTGCCGATAAAGAAGATCTCGACAGCCCGCCGCGTGATGCGGTTAGCCGTGCATTTCGCGAGTTGCCTGTTGAGCTGACGACGCTGGAACGCATCGCCCGCGCACTCGATGTTGAAGTGCACACCTTGTACCTCACTGCCGATGAAGTGCCCGACGCCCGGCCAGAGCCGCGCGCGGATGCGGCAGCAAACGGGCCGCGAGCCGCGGCAGAAGACGATGACGACGAACCAAAGCCACGGGAAATGGATGGCCTGACGATGCTGTTCGCGTTGGTCATCGTCGTACTGCTGGCGGCGTACTGGCTGTATGACCGCTGGCAACCGCAGGCCGGTGATCAGCCATTAACGGGCGTATCGGCACCGCTGCTGGATCTCGGTACGGCCAAACTCGTGGTGCAGTTCATCGAGGGTGATGACAATGGCCGTCTCGCTGCGGCCATACGTTCACGCCTGGCTGAGCATTTCTCAGTAGCCTCGCCAACAGCCGCTGCGTTGACCTCCAACCTCGCCACCAATGAAACGGCGGAGACCTTGCGCACAGATGGGGTGGTGGAAGGCGAGTTGGTTACCGTTGGTCGCCTGAGTGCTGTGCGCGTCTATTTGTACGCGGCGGGTCAGCGTCACCAGGTGTGGGCGGAGAGTTTTCCGGCGGTGGCGTTTGCTGATCAGGTTGACGGTATTGCAACGAACGTAAGCAACGCAGTACTGCGCGCAACCGGTCAGGCGTCAGTCAATACGCCACGGCATTTTCCACTGGTGCCGGTGCAGAACGATTACCTCGAAGGCGAGTACCACCTGGACAGGCCTTCCAGCGAGCTGAACATCAAGCGCGCCCAAAGCCGCTTTGAAGCAGCACTGCGCCAGGATGCCAACTACGCACGCGCACACGCGGGGCTCTGCCAGACACTGCTGGAAGAACACTGGATGGCGAGCGAAGAACGCGCGTTACAGGATGCGGCCCGAGCGTGCGGACAAGCGTTGCAACTGGACGCCGACGACCCGGTAGTGGCCACCGCACACGCGCACTTCCTGCGGCGCACCGGACGCAACGACGAAGCCATGCAGTTGTATGCCGAGATTATTGAACGCGCGCCGAAGGATTCGGCGGCGTACTACGGCTACGCGAACAGCCTGTTGGCCGAGTGGCGGGAAAGCAGTGACGAAGCTGTTATGGAACAAGCAAAGGCAATGGCGAGTAAGGCCGCGGAAGTTGACCCGCAGGTGTGGAAGCCGCTGTTCGCACTGGCAACGATGTACTGGTTCGACGGCGATGTTGAGCAGGCCATTGCCATCAGCGAGAAGGCAAGGGCGCGCGACGAGAACGAATACGTGCTGGCGAACCTCGGCAGTTTCTACTTGTGCGACGGCGCGTTTGAGAAAGCACTGGAGGCCTACCGGGTAGCGCAACAACTCGCGCCGGAATCCTACGTGGGCGATGAGTTCATCGGGCTTACGCATTACTACCTCGGCGACTACGAACAATCCGCCGAGCTGCGGCAACGCGCGATCAACAAGGTGGCAACGGGCGAGCCGGAGATTCACGAAATGTGGGGCAGCCTCGCTGACTCGCAACGCATGGCCGGCAATACGGAGGCGGCGATAGCGGCCTACCGCCGCGCGGCAGAGATCGCCGAGCGCGATTACCTGCGCGGCACCCAACCCGCCGCCGACCAGGCCGCCCGCGCGTGGTACTACACCGCACTGGCCTCACTGGAGCCGGGCAGCGTACCGGCCGCGATAGCGCACAGCATCGACGATGACCTGGACCGGATTGAGGCCGAAGTGACGGAAGCCTCGGCCCACCGCCGCATGGCCCAGACCTTCATGCTGCGCGGCGAAACCGACAAGGCCAAAGCGGCCATCGACCGCGCAGCCACCGTCTGCCAGGGCTACCGGCAGATGCCGGATCTGGCGGGGTTGCGGGACTAA